A portion of the Pseudomonas sp. PSE14 genome contains these proteins:
- a CDS encoding autotransporter domain-containing protein: protein MFKPLAVAVSLGCAAFSIDASAYEYGDYAGDTLDTLINDYPGRYRGTASFAGATALMQSRLGFGYQTQVQDFTWAGSRSSQNVIASAPGSSGQYVVLGAHYDTYYGRPTLQGLDDNGSGAAVLTEIARNLGGIKLENGLEVVGFGAEEEGLRGSRAYVASLSDEQRSNLLGMINLDSLITGDKMYAHAGFNSVDNPALGAYRDQLLRIAQELKIPLFTNPGLNEEYPAGTGCCSDGESFEGLNVPVLFIEATNWELGELDGYEQTDNPAIPGGATWHNPALDNEQVLTGAFGQERIDQRLRDFSRLLTRLVLELTNADLLASTASGGAMARQMEDQLQRQHLALTRMHDRRWLTLLGSPRTVGSFDGEVGVEGETTPESGFDMPGDPRSHRAGVHLLGDYRASEALTLGGSLSFQRSRDNLDHSARLEAETWQLGLYGLLNDGGPAWLGGELSTGYSDLDSKRAVYLQAKGGPVLLDQRIDGDTNAWFWGARVDGGYDFDIAGIKTGPQGGLDYVHYRIDDFDEDDDLRTALGFEEQDYDSLEASLGWGLRGELALGNRMAVKPYASVRWVKELADGRLDDIALTALGDGRTRVADLGDVDKDFGRAQAGALLAVTEQLGVFAEANTRFAHSEGSQASYSLGVQWQF from the coding sequence GTGTTCAAACCCTTAGCCGTTGCGGTCAGCCTGGGATGCGCCGCGTTTTCGATCGATGCCAGCGCCTACGAGTACGGGGACTACGCCGGGGATACCCTCGACACCCTGATCAACGACTACCCCGGCCGTTACCGCGGCACCGCCAGCTTCGCCGGCGCCACCGCGCTGATGCAGTCGCGCCTGGGCTTCGGCTACCAGACGCAGGTGCAGGACTTCACCTGGGCCGGTAGCCGCAGCTCGCAGAACGTCATCGCCAGCGCCCCGGGCAGCAGCGGCCAGTACGTGGTGCTGGGCGCCCACTACGACACCTACTACGGCCGGCCGACCCTGCAGGGCCTGGACGACAACGGTTCCGGCGCCGCGGTGCTAACCGAAATCGCCCGAAACCTGGGCGGCATCAAGCTGGAGAACGGCCTGGAAGTGGTCGGCTTCGGCGCCGAAGAGGAAGGTCTGCGCGGCTCCCGAGCCTACGTCGCCTCCCTGAGCGACGAGCAACGCAGCAACCTGCTGGGGATGATCAACCTCGACAGCCTGATCACCGGCGACAAGATGTACGCCCACGCCGGCTTCAACAGCGTGGACAATCCAGCGCTGGGCGCCTACCGCGACCAGCTCCTGCGCATCGCCCAGGAGCTGAAGATCCCGCTGTTCACCAACCCCGGCCTGAACGAGGAATACCCCGCCGGCACCGGCTGCTGCAGCGACGGCGAAAGCTTCGAGGGCCTGAACGTCCCGGTGCTGTTCATCGAGGCGACCAACTGGGAACTGGGCGAGCTGGACGGCTACGAGCAGACCGACAACCCGGCCATCCCCGGCGGCGCCACCTGGCACAACCCGGCGCTGGACAACGAGCAGGTGCTCACCGGCGCCTTCGGCCAGGAACGCATCGACCAGCGCCTGCGCGACTTCTCGCGCCTGCTCACGCGCCTGGTGCTGGAGCTGACCAATGCCGACCTGCTGGCCTCCACCGCTTCCGGCGGCGCGATGGCGCGGCAGATGGAAGACCAGCTGCAGCGCCAGCACCTGGCCCTGACCCGGATGCACGACCGCCGCTGGCTGACGCTGCTGGGCAGCCCGCGCACCGTGGGCAGCTTCGATGGTGAGGTCGGCGTGGAAGGCGAGACCACCCCGGAAAGCGGCTTCGACATGCCCGGCGACCCGCGCTCGCACCGCGCCGGCGTGCACCTGCTGGGCGACTACCGCGCCAGCGAAGCACTGACCCTCGGCGGCAGCCTGAGCTTCCAGCGCAGCCGCGACAACCTGGACCACAGTGCCCGCCTGGAAGCGGAAACCTGGCAACTGGGGCTCTACGGCCTGCTCAACGACGGCGGCCCGGCCTGGCTCGGCGGCGAGCTGAGCACCGGCTACAGCGACCTCGACAGCAAGCGTGCGGTCTATCTGCAGGCCAAGGGCGGGCCGGTGCTGCTCGACCAGCGCATCGACGGCGATACCAACGCCTGGTTCTGGGGCGCCCGCGTCGACGGCGGCTACGACTTCGACATCGCCGGCATCAAGACCGGTCCGCAGGGCGGACTGGACTACGTGCACTACCGCATCGATGACTTCGACGAAGACGACGACCTGCGCACCGCGCTGGGCTTCGAGGAGCAGGACTACGACTCGCTGGAAGCCAGCCTCGGCTGGGGTCTGCGCGGCGAACTGGCGCTGGGGAACCGGATGGCCGTGAAACCCTACGCCAGCGTGCGCTGGGTGAAGGAACTGGCGGACGGTCGCCTGGACGACATCGCGCTGACCGCCCTGGGCGATGGCCGCACCCGTGTCGCCGATCTGGGCGATGTGGACAAGGACTTCGGCCGGGCCCAGGCCGGCGCACTGCTGGCGGTCACCGAGCAGTTGGGCGTGTTCGCCGAGGCCAATACGCGCTTCGCCCATAGCGAAGGCAGCCAGGCGTCCTATTCGCTCGGGGTGCAGTGGCAGTTCTGA
- the ilvA gene encoding threonine ammonia-lyase, biosynthetic produces the protein MLEQYVKKILTSRVYDVAVETPLQPARQLSERLGNQILLKREDLQPVFSFKIRGAYNKLAQLTPEELARGVVTASAGNHAQGVALAARELGIKATIVMPRTTPELKVQGVRARGGKAVLHGDAFPDALAHSLKLVEEKGYVYIHPYDDPEVIAGQGTVAMEILRQHPGRLDAIFVPVGGGGLIAGIAAYVKYLRPDVKVIGVEPDDSNCLQAAMAAGERVVLGQVGLFADGVAVAQIGQHTFDLCKDYVDEVITVSTDEICAAIKDIYDDTRSITEPAGALAVAGIKKYVQRESASGQTLVAIDSGANINFDRLRHVAERAELGEKREAIIAVTIPERPGSFKAFCEAIGKRQITEFNYRYNTNQEAHIFVGVQTHPDNDPREALVEQLRGQGFPVLDLTDNELAKLHIRHMVGGHSPRVSGEQVFRFEFPERPGALFNFLNRLGGRWNITMFHYRNHGAADGRVVAGLQVPDDEQHLVAAALEEIGYPYWDESDNPAYRLFLG, from the coding sequence ATGCTCGAACAATACGTCAAGAAGATCCTCACCTCGCGTGTCTACGACGTTGCCGTGGAAACGCCCCTGCAGCCCGCCCGCCAGCTCTCCGAGCGCCTGGGCAACCAGATTCTGCTCAAGCGCGAAGACCTGCAGCCGGTGTTCTCCTTCAAGATTCGCGGCGCCTACAACAAGTTGGCGCAGCTGACTCCGGAAGAACTGGCGCGCGGCGTGGTCACCGCCTCGGCGGGTAACCATGCCCAGGGCGTGGCGCTGGCGGCCCGTGAGCTGGGGATCAAGGCGACCATCGTGATGCCGCGCACCACGCCGGAGCTGAAGGTGCAGGGCGTGCGCGCCCGCGGCGGCAAGGCCGTGCTGCACGGCGATGCCTTCCCTGACGCGCTGGCGCATTCGCTGAAGCTGGTGGAAGAGAAGGGCTACGTCTACATCCACCCCTACGACGATCCGGAAGTGATCGCCGGCCAGGGCACCGTGGCGATGGAAATCCTCCGTCAGCATCCGGGCCGCCTGGACGCGATCTTCGTCCCGGTTGGCGGCGGCGGCCTGATCGCCGGCATCGCTGCCTACGTCAAATACCTGCGCCCGGACGTCAAGGTGATCGGCGTCGAGCCGGATGACTCCAACTGCCTGCAAGCCGCCATGGCCGCCGGCGAGCGCGTGGTGCTGGGGCAGGTCGGGCTGTTCGCCGACGGCGTGGCCGTGGCGCAGATCGGCCAGCACACCTTCGACCTGTGCAAGGACTACGTCGATGAAGTGATCACCGTCAGCACCGACGAGATCTGCGCGGCGATCAAGGACATCTACGACGATACCCGCTCGATCACCGAACCGGCCGGAGCGCTGGCGGTGGCGGGCATCAAGAAGTACGTGCAGCGCGAGAGCGCCAGCGGCCAGACCCTGGTGGCCATCGATTCGGGCGCCAACATCAACTTCGACCGCCTGCGCCATGTGGCCGAGCGTGCCGAACTGGGCGAGAAGCGCGAAGCGATCATCGCGGTGACCATCCCTGAGCGCCCGGGTAGCTTCAAGGCTTTCTGCGAAGCCATCGGCAAGCGCCAGATCACCGAGTTCAACTACCGCTACAACACCAACCAGGAAGCGCACATCTTCGTCGGCGTACAGACCCACCCCGACAACGACCCGCGCGAGGCGCTGGTGGAGCAGCTGCGTGGCCAGGGCTTCCCGGTGCTGGACCTGACCGACAACGAGCTGGCCAAGTTGCACATTCGCCACATGGTCGGCGGCCACTCGCCGCGGGTCAGCGGCGAGCAGGTGTTCCGCTTCGAGTTCCCCGAACGGCCGGGCGCGCTGTTCAACTTCCTCAACCGCCTGGGCGGGCGCTGGAACATCACCATGTTCCACTACCGCAACCACGGCGCGGCGGACGGTCGCGTGGTCGCTGGCCTGCAGGTGCCGGACGATGAGCAGCACCTGGTGGCCGCAGCGCTGGAAGAGATCGGCTACCCGTACTGGGATGAAAGCGACAACCCGGCCTATCGCCTGTTCCTCGGCTGA
- a CDS encoding DUF2269 domain-containing protein produces the protein MESYQTFRILHGVAAVLPFLAIIGLAWYGWRSWRGGDAGKIATALQRIGLAGWVLVAGSIASLPVTGWQMVHGAGLPLGQTWLLGSACLLIVATLFWLLFTTRLWRIRGLALAAQGSGEPIAAGAARQWKFGLVFFVLALLCVIAILVLMISKPV, from the coding sequence ATGGAAAGCTACCAGACCTTCCGAATCCTCCACGGTGTCGCGGCGGTGCTGCCGTTTCTCGCGATCATCGGCCTGGCCTGGTACGGCTGGCGCAGCTGGCGCGGTGGCGACGCGGGGAAGATCGCCACGGCGCTGCAACGTATCGGCCTGGCCGGCTGGGTGCTGGTCGCCGGCAGCATCGCCAGCCTGCCGGTCACCGGCTGGCAGATGGTGCACGGCGCGGGCCTGCCGCTGGGGCAGACCTGGCTGCTGGGCAGCGCCTGCCTGCTGATCGTCGCCACGCTGTTCTGGCTGCTGTTCACCACCCGTCTGTGGCGCATCCGTGGGCTGGCCCTGGCCGCCCAGGGCAGCGGCGAGCCGATTGCCGCTGGCGCGGCACGGCAGTGGAAGTTCGGCCTGGTGTTCTTCGTGCTCGCGCTGCTGTGCGTGATCGCCATCCTGGTGCTGATGATCAGCAAGCCGGTCTGA
- a CDS encoding SdiA-regulated domain-containing protein — MRRLLKPRRLLPLLGLLALAALLALGQSLRVYERIWFKFNEWRHAAHWQDQSIWLPGYRVLIEAQPIEGLADNVSALTYDPDRQTLFTVTNKRNELIELSLEGEVLRRIALHGFGDTEAIEYISRNVYVISDETHQRLLRVELRDDTTQLRAEDAQQLALALGRGGNSGFEGLAYDSLGKRLFVAKERNPVHIYEVRGFPYEQSQEPFAVHVVEDLEHNRNLFVRDLSSLQYDERSGHLLALSDESRLVLELSAEGEPISSLSLLRGMSGLRRSVPQAEGIAMDDQGTLYLVSEPNLFYVFRKPMPMEPR, encoded by the coding sequence ATGCGCCGCCTGCTCAAACCCCGTCGCCTGCTTCCGCTACTGGGGCTGCTGGCCCTGGCCGCCCTGCTCGCGCTGGGCCAGAGCTTGCGCGTCTACGAGCGCATCTGGTTCAAGTTCAACGAATGGCGGCATGCGGCGCACTGGCAGGATCAGTCGATCTGGCTGCCCGGCTATCGAGTGCTGATCGAGGCGCAACCCATCGAGGGGCTGGCGGACAACGTCTCGGCGCTGACCTACGACCCGGACCGGCAGACCCTGTTCACCGTCACCAACAAGCGCAACGAGCTGATCGAGCTGTCGCTGGAGGGCGAGGTGCTGCGCAGGATCGCGCTGCACGGCTTCGGCGATACCGAGGCCATCGAGTACATCAGCCGCAACGTCTACGTGATCAGCGACGAAACCCACCAGCGGCTGCTCCGCGTCGAATTGCGCGACGACACGACGCAACTGCGCGCCGAAGACGCACAGCAGCTGGCCCTGGCGCTGGGGCGCGGCGGCAACAGCGGCTTCGAGGGGCTGGCCTACGATTCGCTGGGCAAGCGCCTGTTCGTCGCCAAGGAGCGCAATCCGGTGCATATCTATGAGGTGCGCGGCTTCCCCTACGAGCAATCGCAGGAGCCCTTCGCGGTGCACGTGGTGGAAGATCTCGAGCACAACCGCAACCTGTTCGTCCGCGACCTTTCCAGCCTGCAGTACGACGAGCGCAGTGGGCACCTGCTGGCGCTGTCCGACGAATCGCGGCTGGTGCTGGAGCTGAGCGCCGAGGGCGAGCCGATCAGCTCGCTGTCGCTGCTGCGCGGCATGAGTGGCCTGCGCCGCAGCGTGCCGCAGGCCGAGGGTATCGCCATGGATGACCAGGGCACGCTGTACCTGGTCAGCGAGCCCAACCTCTTCTATGTGTTCAGAAAGCCCATGCCAATGGAGCCACGGTAA
- a CDS encoding CatB-related O-acetyltransferase has translation MNIFQEALINRRLKKSLDSHQCRLAGGIKSLRDGAQLILEPGVKIGKTKIFSPRLAIGAYSDIVSGSEFRHVSQIGRYCSIATAVVIGQARQSHPIDWLTTHHFASNPKLIKRPIKREHPYHPAVIGHDVWIGRDVLILDGVKIGTGAIIGAQSLVNADVPPYAIVAGTPARVIRYRFEPEVIEGLLASHWWELPLDVLGELPLDDPQTCLATLQNRTPPAAAHPRRLRIDSEPFRLRIIPAVEAAQAASLDASGT, from the coding sequence ATGAATATCTTCCAGGAAGCGCTGATCAACCGGCGCTTGAAAAAATCACTCGACAGCCACCAGTGCCGCCTGGCCGGCGGCATCAAGTCCCTGCGCGATGGCGCCCAGCTCATCCTCGAGCCGGGGGTGAAGATCGGCAAGACGAAGATCTTTTCGCCCAGGCTGGCCATCGGGGCCTACAGCGATATCGTCAGCGGCAGCGAGTTCCGCCATGTCTCGCAGATCGGCCGTTACTGCTCCATCGCTACCGCGGTGGTCATCGGCCAGGCGCGCCAGTCCCACCCCATCGACTGGCTGACCACCCATCACTTCGCCTCCAACCCCAAGCTGATCAAACGTCCGATCAAGCGCGAGCATCCCTACCACCCCGCGGTGATCGGGCACGATGTGTGGATCGGTCGCGATGTGTTGATCCTGGATGGGGTCAAGATCGGCACCGGTGCCATCATCGGTGCTCAGTCGCTGGTCAACGCCGATGTGCCGCCCTACGCCATAGTCGCCGGCACCCCGGCGCGGGTGATCCGCTATCGCTTCGAGCCCGAAGTGATCGAGGGTCTGCTGGCCAGCCACTGGTGGGAGTTGCCGCTGGATGTCCTGGGCGAACTGCCGCTGGATGATCCGCAGACCTGCCTGGCGACACTGCAAAACAGAACGCCGCCAGCGGCAGCCCATCCGCGGCGTCTGCGAATCGATTCGGAGCCCTTCCGCCTGCGGATTATTCCCGCCGTGGAAGCCGCGCAGGCTGCTTCGCTCGACGCTTCCGGCACTTAG
- a CDS encoding YegP family protein, which produces MAGKYHLKKASDGQFHFNLHASNGEIVLTSELYKAKASAQDGIESVRKNSQREGAFEVKTASNGKHYFVLKATNGQVVGQSQMYASQANAENGVAAVKRYAPEAPVSDET; this is translated from the coding sequence ATGGCCGGCAAGTACCATCTCAAGAAGGCCAGTGATGGCCAGTTCCACTTCAACCTGCACGCCAGCAACGGCGAGATCGTGCTGACCAGCGAGCTGTACAAGGCCAAGGCCTCGGCCCAGGACGGCATCGAGTCGGTACGCAAGAACTCCCAGCGCGAAGGCGCCTTCGAAGTGAAGACTGCCTCCAACGGCAAGCACTACTTCGTGCTCAAGGCCACCAACGGCCAGGTCGTCGGCCAGAGCCAGATGTACGCAAGCCAGGCCAACGCCGAGAACGGCGTGGCCGCGGTGAAGCGCTACGCGCCCGAGGCGCCGGTCAGCGACGAAACCTGA
- the rpiA gene encoding ribose-5-phosphate isomerase RpiA, which translates to MNQDQLKQAVAQAAVDHILPHLDSKSIVGVGTGSTANFFIDLLARHKAEFDGAVASSEATAARLKGHGIPVYDLNTVSELEFYVDGADETNERLELIKGGGAALTREKIVAAVAKQFICIADASKLVPILGAFPLPVEVIPMARSHVARQLVKLGGDPVYREGVLTDNGNIILDVHNLRIDSPVQLEEAINNIVGVVTNGLFAARPADLLLLGTAEGVKTLKV; encoded by the coding sequence ATGAACCAGGATCAGCTCAAGCAGGCAGTGGCCCAAGCCGCCGTCGACCACATTCTTCCGCACCTCGACAGCAAGAGCATCGTGGGCGTGGGCACCGGCTCCACCGCCAACTTCTTCATCGATCTGCTGGCTAGGCACAAGGCCGAGTTCGACGGCGCCGTGGCCAGTTCCGAAGCCACCGCCGCGCGCCTGAAGGGCCACGGCATTCCGGTCTATGACCTGAACACCGTCAGCGAGCTGGAGTTCTACGTCGACGGCGCCGACGAGACCAACGAGCGCCTGGAACTGATCAAGGGCGGCGGCGCCGCGCTGACCCGCGAGAAGATCGTCGCCGCGGTGGCCAAGCAGTTCATCTGCATCGCCGACGCCAGCAAGCTGGTACCGATCCTCGGCGCCTTCCCGCTGCCGGTGGAAGTCATCCCCATGGCCCGCAGCCACGTGGCCCGCCAGTTGGTCAAGCTGGGCGGCGACCCGGTGTACCGCGAGGGCGTGCTGACCGACAACGGCAACATCATCCTCGACGTGCACAACCTGCGCATCGACAGCCCGGTACAGCTGGAAGAGGCGATCAACAACATCGTCGGCGTGGTCACCAATGGCCTGTTCGCCGCGCGTCCGGCCGACCTGCTGCTGCTCGGCACCGCCGAAGGTGTGAAGACCCTCAAGGTCTGA
- a CDS encoding DUF2269 domain-containing protein, with protein sequence MSVYLLLKTLHILSSTLLFGTGLGSAYYAWRAWRSGSLEAIRVTFRHLVTADWLFIATTAVFQPLSGMAMAHLAGWPLDSGWLLWSLLLYVFAGACWLPVVWLQIRVRDMAETAHREGAALPPQAFLYMRWWFALGWPAFLAFLAIFHLMVNKTL encoded by the coding sequence GTGAGCGTCTACCTGCTGCTCAAGACCCTGCACATCCTCTCTTCCACGCTGCTGTTCGGCACCGGCCTGGGCTCGGCCTACTACGCCTGGCGCGCGTGGCGCAGCGGCAGCCTGGAGGCGATCCGGGTCACCTTCCGCCACCTGGTCACCGCAGACTGGCTGTTCATCGCCACCACGGCGGTATTCCAGCCGCTGAGTGGCATGGCCATGGCGCATCTCGCCGGCTGGCCGCTGGATTCGGGCTGGCTGCTGTGGAGCCTGTTGCTGTATGTGTTTGCCGGCGCCTGCTGGCTGCCGGTGGTCTGGCTGCAGATCCGCGTGCGGGACATGGCCGAGACGGCGCACCGGGAAGGTGCGGCGCTACCGCCGCAAGCCTTTCTCTATATGCGCTGGTGGTTCGCCCTGGGGTGGCCGGCGTTTCTGGCCTTCCTGGCGATTTTCCATCTGATGGTGAACAAGACGCTCTGA
- a CDS encoding RNA pyrophosphohydrolase: protein MIDPDGFRPNVGIILSNDVGQVLWARRINQEAWQFPQGGINARETPEEALFRELNEEVGLEEQDVRILACTRGWLRYRLPQRLVRTNSQPLCIGQKQKWFLLRLTGEESRVRMDVTGKPEFDGWRWVSYWYPLGQVVTFKREVYRRALKELAPRLLARD, encoded by the coding sequence GTGATCGATCCCGATGGTTTTCGCCCTAATGTCGGCATCATCCTTTCCAACGATGTCGGACAAGTATTGTGGGCACGGCGTATCAACCAGGAAGCCTGGCAATTTCCCCAGGGCGGCATCAACGCCCGCGAAACCCCTGAGGAAGCGCTGTTCCGCGAATTGAATGAAGAAGTCGGCCTGGAAGAACAGGACGTACGGATTCTTGCCTGTACCCGTGGCTGGCTGCGTTACCGCCTGCCGCAACGCCTGGTGCGGACCAACAGCCAACCGCTGTGCATCGGGCAGAAACAGAAATGGTTCCTCCTGCGCCTGACCGGCGAGGAAAGCCGGGTGCGCATGGATGTGACCGGCAAACCGGAATTCGATGGCTGGCGTTGGGTCAGCTACTGGTACCCGCTGGGCCAGGTCGTGACCTTCAAGCGCGAGGTCTACCGCCGGGCCCTGAAGGAATTGGCACCGCGCCTCCTGGCGCGCGACTAG
- a CDS encoding AraC family transcriptional regulator: MAVSLLPEQRQQATLHTVVLATEVLHHAGIPRQRLLEGSGIDEADLLTPHKLITHAQELRVFANALSCHHDPALGLYLGLRMHVSAYGILGYSMLASRTLRDALQLALSFPDLLGTYFRLALVPRDDEVHLSADGYRYAPELTVFNTELCLTSMLTVIRDLLGESVRPRRLLLAYRPPLHAATYTERLGCPVEFGAPTSALCFSPALLDRLLPLADPVSCHNGVQQCLRMSATLSSRGDVIEQLRQHLASHLQDTANLDAVARHLHRSTRTLRRHLQQQNTSYQQVLDEVRFDRARQLLKDTDLPIYLIAEQLGYSETASFRHAFQRWSGSSPSLYRG; this comes from the coding sequence ATGGCCGTGTCCCTGCTTCCCGAACAACGCCAGCAAGCCACCCTGCACACCGTGGTACTCGCCACCGAAGTGCTGCATCATGCGGGCATACCGCGCCAGCGGCTGCTGGAGGGCAGCGGCATCGACGAAGCGGACCTGCTGACCCCGCACAAGCTGATCACCCACGCCCAGGAACTGCGGGTCTTCGCCAACGCCCTGAGCTGTCACCACGATCCGGCCCTGGGCCTCTATCTCGGCCTGCGCATGCATGTCTCGGCCTACGGCATCCTCGGCTACAGCATGCTCGCCAGCCGCACCCTGCGCGACGCGCTGCAACTGGCGCTGTCCTTTCCCGACCTGCTTGGCACCTACTTCCGCCTGGCCCTGGTGCCACGGGACGATGAGGTGCACCTGAGCGCCGATGGCTACCGCTACGCGCCGGAACTGACGGTGTTCAATACCGAACTGTGCCTGACCTCGATGCTCACGGTGATCCGCGACCTGCTCGGCGAATCGGTGCGCCCGCGTCGCCTGCTGCTGGCCTACCGCCCGCCGCTGCACGCGGCAACCTACACCGAACGCCTGGGCTGCCCGGTGGAGTTCGGCGCGCCAACCAGCGCCCTGTGCTTCAGCCCGGCGCTGCTGGACCGCCTGCTGCCGCTGGCCGACCCGGTGAGCTGCCACAACGGCGTGCAGCAATGCCTGCGCATGAGCGCGACGCTCAGTAGCCGTGGCGATGTGATCGAGCAATTGCGCCAACACCTGGCCAGCCATCTGCAGGACACCGCCAACCTGGACGCCGTGGCGCGCCACCTGCACCGCTCCACCCGCACCCTGCGCCGCCATCTGCAACAGCAGAACACCAGTTATCAACAGGTGCTCGACGAGGTGCGCTTCGACCGCGCGCGGCAGTTGCTCAAGGACACCGACCTGCCGATCTACCTGATCGCCGAGCAGCTTGGTTACAGCGAGACGGCCAGCTTCCGCCATGCCTTCCAGCGTTGGAGCGGGTCGAGTCCGAGCTTGTATCGGGGGTGA
- a CDS encoding HAD family hydrolase, producing the protein MRLALFDLDNTLLAGDSDHSWGEWLCQRGLVDAGEYQARNDAFYADYVAGTLDVFAYQAFTQAILGRNSLEQLAIWHRQFMDEVIEPIILAKGEALLAEHRAAGDKLVIITATNRFVTGPIAERLGVETLIATECEMKDGLYTGRTFDVPCFQGGKVTRLQRWLDETGLKLDDAYFYSDSRNDLPLLERVANPVAVDPDDTLRATALSRGWPVISLRD; encoded by the coding sequence GTGCGATTGGCTCTCTTCGATCTCGACAACACTCTCCTGGCCGGTGACAGCGACCACAGCTGGGGCGAATGGCTATGCCAGCGTGGCCTGGTCGACGCTGGCGAGTACCAGGCGCGCAACGACGCCTTCTACGCCGACTATGTGGCTGGCACCCTGGACGTGTTCGCCTACCAGGCCTTTACCCAGGCCATCCTGGGCCGCAACAGCCTGGAACAGCTGGCGATCTGGCACCGCCAGTTCATGGACGAGGTCATCGAGCCGATCATCCTGGCCAAGGGCGAGGCCCTGCTGGCCGAGCACCGCGCCGCCGGCGACAAGCTGGTGATCATCACCGCCACCAACCGCTTCGTCACCGGCCCCATCGCCGAGCGGCTGGGCGTGGAAACGCTGATCGCCACCGAGTGCGAGATGAAGGACGGTCTCTACACCGGCCGCACCTTCGACGTGCCCTGCTTCCAGGGCGGCAAGGTGACCCGCCTGCAACGCTGGCTCGACGAGACCGGCCTGAAGCTGGATGACGCGTACTTCTACAGCGACTCGCGCAACGACCTGCCGCTGCTGGAACGGGTGGCCAACCCGGTCGCCGTCGACCCGGACGACACCCTGCGCGCCACTGCCCTCTCGCGCGGCTGGCCGGTGATAAGCTTGCGCGACTGA
- a CDS encoding ABC transporter ATP-binding protein: protein MTSAITIERICMEFGTPGQGLKALDDVSLEIRANEFFTLLGPSGCGKTTLLRLIAGFEQPSSGSIRLYGDAMEGLPPFRRPVNTVFQSYALFPHMTVAQNIAFGLEMQGKSRADIDATVQKMLDLVRLPDVGSRRADQLSGGQQQRIALARALASRPKVLLLDESLSALDLKLRKEMQIELKRLQHETGITFIFVTHDQEEALTMSDRIAVMSRGKVMQIGTPTEIYEAPVNRLVADFIGETNFLEGESSGDSVRLPDGQLLPAATTLPGKVTLAIRPERTELAQDGQLEGVVENIVYVGTDTVYHLNVAGQGGFRVRQQNRDGAHSTHAPGARVRVRVPATAIRVLAE, encoded by the coding sequence ATGACCAGCGCGATCACCATCGAGCGGATATGCATGGAGTTCGGTACACCCGGACAAGGCCTCAAAGCCCTGGACGACGTGTCACTGGAAATCCGCGCCAACGAGTTCTTCACCCTCCTCGGGCCTTCGGGCTGCGGCAAGACTACCTTGCTGCGACTGATCGCCGGATTCGAACAACCCTCCTCCGGCAGCATCCGCCTCTACGGCGATGCGATGGAAGGCCTCCCGCCCTTCCGCCGCCCGGTCAACACCGTCTTCCAGAGCTACGCCCTGTTCCCCCACATGACGGTGGCCCAGAACATCGCCTTCGGCCTGGAAATGCAGGGCAAGAGCCGCGCCGACATCGACGCCACCGTGCAGAAGATGCTCGACCTGGTCCGCCTGCCGGATGTCGGCTCACGCCGCGCCGACCAGCTCTCCGGCGGCCAGCAGCAGCGCATCGCCCTGGCCCGCGCCCTGGCCAGCCGGCCCAAGGTGCTGCTGCTCGACGAATCGCTCTCCGCGCTGGACCTCAAGCTGCGCAAGGAAATGCAGATCGAGCTCAAGCGCCTGCAGCACGAGACCGGCATCACCTTCATCTTCGTCACCCACGACCAGGAAGAAGCCCTGACCATGTCCGACCGCATCGCGGTGATGAGTCGCGGCAAGGTCATGCAGATCGGCACGCCGACGGAAATCTACGAAGCGCCGGTCAACCGCCTGGTGGCCGACTTCATCGGCGAGACCAACTTCCTCGAAGGCGAATCCAGCGGCGACAGCGTGCGTCTGCCCGACGGCCAGTTGCTGCCGGCGGCGACCACCCTGCCGGGCAAGGTCACCCTGGCGATCCGCCCGGAGCGCACTGAGCTCGCGCAGGACGGGCAGCTCGAAGGCGTGGTGGAAAACATCGTCTACGTCGGCACCGACACCGTGTACCACCTCAACGTCGCCGGTCAGGGCGGCTTCCGCGTACGTCAGCAGAACCGCGACGGCGCCCACTCCACCCACGCCCCGGGCGCACGGGTACGGGTCCGCGTGCCCGCCACCGCCATCCGGGTGCTGGCCGAATGA